A stretch of DNA from Candidatus Flexicrinis affinis:
TCCGCCGCATACGGTGCTTGAATGGAGGACGTCGTTTCAATCGCTGTACACCATGAAAAGGATGCCACGATGTACTCGAAGGATACCACTCTCGCCGGCAGCTCGCTTCAGAACTGGGTGACCGGCAAGGTTGTCACACCCAACGATGCTGACTACGACAGCGCGCGCCATGCTTGGAATCTGAGCGCAGAGCAGCGCCCGGCCTTGATCCTGATCGCAGAGACGGTCGAGGACATCGCCGCGGGCATGCGCTACGCTGCCGCCAATGACCTCGGTGTCGCCGTTCAAAGCACGGGCCACGGCGTGATTCTGCCGCCCGATGGCGCGCTCCTGATTGTCACCTCGCGCCTAAACGGCGTCGCGGTCGATCCGATCACCCGCACGGCGTGGGTTCAGGCCGGCGTGAAGTGGGCCGCCGTACTCGAGAAGGCGCAGGAATTCGGCCTCGCGCCGCTGCTCGGATCGTCGCCCACGGTGGGCGCGGTTGGCTACACACTCGGCGGCGGCATGGGTTGGCTGGCGCGCAAGTACGGCATGGCCGTCGACAGTGTGATTGAGTTCGAAGTCGTGACGCCTGCGGGCGAGATCGTCACCGCCAGCGAAGAGCAGAACCCGGAATTGTTCTGGGGCCTGCGCGGCGGCGGCAAGGGCTTGGTGATCGTTACTGGCATGCTGATCCACCTGTACCCGGTCCGCGAGGTCTTCGGCGGTTCACTGTTCTACCCGCTGAGCGAGGCCAAGCCGGCGCTGACGTTCTTCCGCGAGTGGACGCAGACCCTGCCCGACGCGTGGACGGCGTCGATCACGATCATGCATTTCCCGCCGATGCCGACCATGCCGGATGCGATCCGCGGCAAGTCGTTCGTGATGGTCAACGGGTGCTTCGTCGGGTCACAGGCCGATGGCGAGGATGCGCTCTCGGCGTGGACGCAGTGGCGGGCGCCGGTGATGAATACCTTCCATCAGATGCCGTTCACGCAGGTGGCGACCATCAGCAACGATCCGGTCGATCCGCTGCCCGGTGTGAGCAGCGGCATGTGGCTTCGCGATCTCAACGAAGATGCGATCGACAAGGTGCTGGCTTACGCCGCGCCCGCCGAAGGACACCCGTTCTTCGTCAAGGTTGACATCCGCTTTGCCGGTGGTGCGATTGCGTCCAACCCGCGCAGCGGTGCCGCCTACAGCCACCGCGACCGGACGTATCTGCTTCAGACCGTCGGCATGGCCTTCACGCCCGATGGCAAGCAGACGGTGATCGAGACCAATGCCAAGCTCAAGCGCGAACTGCGCGAGCACAAGGCTGGCGAGTACCTCAACTTCCTCGACGGCGAGGAGGCGCACGAGAAGTCCCCAGAGGGCTTCCACGACGACACGCGTCTGCGCCTCGCCCGCCTCAAGGCGCAGTACGATCCCAATAACCTGCTGCGCTTCGGCTACAAGTTCGGCGCGTAAGCGCGGAATCGGGGTTCCACCCCATACCCCTGCAGGAGGTTGCACTCCTGCGCCTCGAACATGCGAACGGACGGCTGACTGCCGTCCGTTCGCCGTTTCAAGGCTGGTTGACATGGATCGTCATTTCAACGTATGGTGTGTTATCCCGCCGCGAGTCATCGTCTTGGCGCACTCCGGACGTACCCGGCTACTGCGGTTAAGCCCGGCGGTAGTCATTCCACGTGTTACGAGTGTCCTTGCAGTAGCCCCAAATCGTAGCGCATTCCTCAAATCAGTCGACCCGAACTATCTGCCGGCGTCAGCGTCTGGCGTGTGACGGTATCGACTCCCGCCCCATTCGCTGCCGTGGCGCAGCAGTGCCGCCGGCAAACCCAATGGAGAAGTTCACATGCATACGATGGAAGGTACCGTGCTGCTCGATGATTCGCAGGTCAACGAGGCGGCCACACTGCTTGCAGACGTGTTTCAACACGATCCGATGATGCAGTATCTATATGCGGGTGTGCCCAACATGCGTGAACGCTCACTGCCGTTCTACCGCGCCGCCCTGCGGATGGGCACGTTGTATGGCGAAGTGCATACGACTTCTGAATTGGACGGCGTAGCGATCTGGATCAAACCGGGAAATACCGACTTTTCGTTTGGACAGATGCTGCGAAGTGGATTCTTCACGGCCATCCTTCGCACGGGTTTTCGGCCGTTTTCGAGGTTCATGAAGTCGGCCAACACCATACTTCCGCTCGAGAAGCAGGCGATCTCCGGCCCGCGCTGGGCCTTGATGTTCGTTGCGATTCGGCCTGAATTGCAGGGTCGGGGTATTGGCCGCAAACTGCTCGAGCCAATCCTTGTGCGTGCAGCCGCGGACGGTATCCCGTGCTACCTTGAGTCGACCAACGAACGCAACCTCACGTTCTATCAGCGTTTGGGCTATCGCACGGTCGTGGAAGCGGACATTCCTGACGGCGGACCACACGTGTGGGTAATGCTGCGCGATCCCGAGCAGCCGCTCTGATGAGACGTCGCGCTAGCCTGTCGCCGTTGTGAGGTGAGGGAGTGCAAACCCCTGCCGGGGTACGGGTTGGCCCCCATGCAGAATTGGCTCCTTGACAGGATTCGGAAACGGGCGTAGTGTTTGGCATGCCAATTATTGGTATACCAACGATTGGGGTGCCAATGACCGAAGACAGTCTGAAGCTCTCCGTACGTGAAATCATGATGTTGTTCTCCGTCGTCCACAAGACGTGGATGCAGACGTTGGGGGCGCATCTGGCGAGTCACGGCCGGGGGCTGTCGCCGCTGCAGTACGGCCTGCTGCGCACGCTCAGCGCCGAACCTTTGACGTTGAGCGATTTGAGCCGAAAGTTCAACTTAGACCCCTCGACACTCGTACCTACAGTGAACGCGCTGGAGAAACGCGGGCTTGTCGAGCGCGAGCGTGACCCGAACGACCGGCGCCGTATGCCGCTCCAGTTGACCCAGCTGGCGCGGGATGCGCTGTCGGGGATTCCGCACACGCCGCAGAACGATCCGTTGGCCGACGGGCTGCGCGAGATGGGCGAGAAGAAGACCCGTGCGCTGCTCGGCCTCATGACGGAGCTGATTTCGCATTTGCCCGATGGAGAAACCACCCTGTGCGAAGTCCGTGACCGGGTGGAACTGCACGAGCGCCTCGCACAAGAGGCGACCACACGCGGCGACTAGCGCCGCACCCATTCTCGCCGAGAGAGGACATATCCATGCAAGCTGTTCAATCTGTGGAACGGGGGCGGCGCCGTGCGCGTCGGGCATCCGGGCCCAACACCCTCGGGCGCGCCATTCGCTACTTGGGCAAGCAGCGCCGCACCGCGACGATCGCCTACAGCGCGCTGATCGTGGCGACGCTGGCCCAGCTCGCCGTGCCGCTGCTGACACAAAACATGATCGACACGGTGACGCAAGGCGCAGTGGCCCGCACGGTGCTGAGCATCGAGAACCCGGTCACGCGCGGGCTTGCGACGCTGGCGGTTCAGGAAGGGCTGGGCACGACGCCGGAGCGCCTCGAAGCGTTCAACCTCAACGCCGAGTCGTGGCTGATCGGCGCGGCGGTCATCATTCTGCTGTTCACGATTGTGCGCGCGGGGTTCAGTTTCGCGTCGGCGTATATGGCCGAGGCGACCTCACAGGGATTGGCGTTCGACTTCCGCAACGAAATCTTCGCCAAGCTGCAGCGCCTGTCGTTCAGCTACTACGACCGCAACCAGACCGGCCAGCTCATGATCCGCGCGACCGACGATGTCGAGAAGGTGCGTCTGTTCATCGCGCAGGGGTTGGTGCTGGCGGTGCAGGCGCTCCTGCTGCTGTCGGTTACGTTGATCATCCTGCTGCTTACGAATTGGCGCCTGACACTGGTCATCATCCCGATTCTACCGTTCGCGCTGGTGCTGTTCATGGTGTTCGGCGCGGTGGCTCAGCCGCTGTTCGCCGAGGTGCAGAAGCGCCTGTCGCGGCTGAACACGATCCTGCAAGAAAACCTTGCCGGCATCCGCGTGGTGAAGGCGTTCGTGCGCGAGCCGCACGAGCAGAAGCATTTCGACGGCGCAGCCGACAGTGTGTTCGCGCAGTCGCTCAAGGTGACGCGCACGTTCGCATTCCTGTTCCCGGTCATCTTCCTGATGGCGCAGCTCGGGCAAGCCCTCATCCTGTACTTCGGCAGCGGGCAGATCATCGACGGCGCCTTGACGCTAGGCGAGTATCAGCAGTTCTCGCTGTACCTGCTGTACGTGTTCTTCCCGATCGGCCAGCTTGGCTTCATCATCTCGTTGATGGCGCAGGCATCCGCATCGTCTAACCGCATCTTTGAGATCCTCGACGCCAAGAGCGATGTAACCAACAAGCCGGATGCCGTGGACCTGCCGGCGGTAAGCGGGCATGTCGAGTTCCGCGACGTCACGTTCCGCTACTTCGGCAGCAGCGAGCCCGTGCTCGATACCGTCAGCTTCACCGCCGAACCCGGCCAGACGATCGCGCTATTGGGCGCGACGGGCAGCGGCAAGTCCTCGATCATCAACCTGATCCCGCGTTTCTACGATGCCAGCGAAGGCGCGGTGCTGATCGACGGGCACGACGTGCGCGACGTCACGCTCGACAGTCTGCGCAGCCAGATCGGCATCGTCCTGCAAGAGACCAACCTGTTCGGCGGCACGATTCGCGACAACATCGCTTTCGGCCGGCCCGACGCGCCGTTGGAAGACGTGATCGAAGCGGCCAAAGCCGCCGCCGCGCATGATTTCATCACCGGCTTTGCACAGGGCTATGATACGCCGGTGGGCGAGCGCGGCTCGTCGCTGAGCGGCGGGCAGAAACAGCGCATCGCCATCGCGCGTGCCCTGCTGCTCAACCCGCGCCTGCTGATCCTCGACGACTCGACCAGCGCGGTCGACCTGCAGACCGAGGCGCACATTCAGCGCGCGCTCGACAACCTGATGAACGGCCGAACCAGCTTCGTGATCGCCCAGCGCATCACGACCGTGTTGAACGCCGACCAAATCATCGTGTTGGACAAGGGCAAGATCGCGGCGATCGGTAGGCACGCCGACCTGATGGAGAACAGCGCCATCTACGCCGAAATCTACAATTCGCAGCTTATCGGGGACGTGGTCCCCAACGAGCAGTAGTCAGTAGACAGGAATCTGGTTTCAGGAAACGGTCATCAGCGAAGAACGTTCACTATCGCACCGACTGTCGACTGAAAACTGACTTCTGACAACTGACCACTGGCAACTAGGGAGGAACGACCGACATGCTCGATATGCAGCGCAGGATGCTGGAGCAAGAAATCACCAAACCGCAGAACGTCGGCGTGACGCTGTCGCGCTTCGCCGGATACTTCCGCAGGTACTGGCCCGGCCTGCTGCTGGTGCTGGTGTTTATCCTTGTTGCGACGTGGGCACAGGTGACGACGCCGGAGCTGATTGGGCAGGCCGTCGACTGCTACCTGTATCAGCCGCAGGCCGCGGCTGGACTGGCTGCCACCGTGATGGGCGAGGACGTGGCCGCGGCCGCCGCGACCGACACGTGCTGGTGGACAGACGATGACGGCGCGGCGATCGCCGCGCGCATCAACGCCGACGCATCCATCGCGGAAGCCGACAAGCCGGGCGCGATCAACGCCGCCAAGCTGGCCGGCGTGGGCGGCGTGGTGCTGACGCTGATCGGCCTGTATCTGCTCGGCGCAGTGCTGACCGGCATGTCGTTCTACGCAATGGCGTGGAGCGGCCAAAACGTGCTGCGCGACATCCGCAAGGCGCTGTTCCGCCAGATTCACCGGCTGTCGTTGGGCTACTACGTCCGCAACGAGGCCGGCAATGTCATGAGCCGCATCACCAACGACACCGACACCATCCAGCAAGTCTTCAGCAATTCCCTGCTGCAAGTGTTCAGCAGTGTGCTGCTGATGTCGTGGATCGCCCTACGCATGCTGCAGACGAACTTGATCTACGCGTTGATCAGCCTGACCGTTGTGCCCGTCATGGTGTGGACGACGATCTACTTCAGCGGGCAGGCGCGCAAGGCCTACCGGCGCGCACGCGAACAGCTCGGCAACGTCAACGCCGATTTGCAGGAGAGCATCGCCGGCGCGCGCGAGGTGCAGGCTTTCAACCGTGAGGACGAGACGATCCTCGAGTTTCAAGAGTCGAACGCCGCCAACCGCGACGCCAACATCCGCGCCGCGACCTTCACCACCGCGATGACGCCGATGCTCGAGGCGCTCGGCTATCTGGCGCTGACGATCGTGGTCGTGGCCGGTGGCCTGTCGATGCTGCAGAACACGCCGCTGCTCGGGATCGGCGGGGTGGTCACGCTGGGCCTGATCATTACCTACATCCAGTACATCCAGCGCCTGACCCAGCCCATCCAGCAGATTGCGCTGCTGTGGACCAACATCCAGAACGCCATCGCCGGCGGCGAGCGCATCTTCGGTTTGCTGGACGAGAAGGCGGACATCACCGACAAGCCCGGCGCACGGGACCTGCCGCCGATCGAGGGCAAGGTCGCGTTTGAAGACGTCAGCGCCGAGTACGAGCGCGGCGTGCCGGTGCTCAAAAATGTCAGCTTCGGCGCACAGCCGGGGCAGATGGTTGCCATCGTCGGGCCGACCGGCGCAGGCAAGACGACCATCATCAACCTGCTGCCACGCTTCTATGACACGACCGGCGGATCGGTCCTGATCGACGGTCACGACGTGCGCGATGTCACGATCGCCAGCCTGCGCTCGCAGATCGGCATCGTGCTGCAGGATACGTTCCTGTTCAGCGATACCGTGATGAACAACATCCGCTACGGCCGGTTGGACGCGACCGACGCGGAGGTCATCGAAGCCGCCAAGCTGGTTGCCGCGGATACGTTCATCGAAAAGCTGTCGGACGGATACCAGACGGTCTTGGGCGAGCGCGGCAGCGGCCTGAGTCAGGGACAGCGCCAGTTGATCGCCATAGCGCGCGTGGCGCTGATGAACCCGCGTCTGCTGATCCTCGACGAGGCGACCTCGAGCGTGGACACGCGCACCGAGCGCATCATCCAGCGCGCGTTCGAGCAGCTGCTCTCGGGGCGCACGAGCTTCGTGATTGCCCACCGGCTGAGCACGGTACGCAACGCCGATCTTTTGCTGGTGCTGAAGGACGGCGAGATCGTCGAGCGCGGCACGCACGACAGCCTGCTCGAACAGCGCGGGGCGTACTACGACCTGTACATGAGCCAGTTCCGCCACGAGGCCGACGAACCCGCCGCCGCTGACTGAGGGAAGTGCTGAGTGGGAAGTGATGAGTGCTGAGGGGGTTTCGTCGCCTACAGCACCCGCTCGTGACATGCGCGACTTGTCGGACACGGCACCGCCGTGTCCGATTGACTCTCACCCCCAGCCCCTCTCCCTGACGACCAACGGGTGCACCGAAGGTTGGGAGAGGGGCTGGGGGTGGGCTGAGATCAGTTCCCGCCGCGGAACCCGGACGGGGCAGCCGGCGGCGGCAGGACGCCATCCGGCACCGGCTCGGCACGCGGGGGCACCGGCGTGTTGGTTGGGTGGCTCAACAGCAGTTCGACACCGTCTACAAACCACTTGCCCGACGGCGACAAATCGTTGAAACGCACTTGGAACTTGGTCACGGTGCGCCCGCCGGTCAGGTCGAGGATCGTCTGCGCGCTGATCTGGTTGTACACCTTGTTATCGTCGTACTTGATCGGAATCGCCTTGAACAACTGCTTCTTGTCGTCGCTGTACTTGATGACGAGCTTGACGTTGCCATTGGTCGGTGTCCGAGTATCCAGCCAAACGCTGAGGGTGAAGACGTCACCGGACTGGTAGCCGCCGGCTGGCTCGACGATCGGCT
This window harbors:
- a CDS encoding FAD-binding oxidoreductase produces the protein MYSKDTTLAGSSLQNWVTGKVVTPNDADYDSARHAWNLSAEQRPALILIAETVEDIAAGMRYAAANDLGVAVQSTGHGVILPPDGALLIVTSRLNGVAVDPITRTAWVQAGVKWAAVLEKAQEFGLAPLLGSSPTVGAVGYTLGGGMGWLARKYGMAVDSVIEFEVVTPAGEIVTASEEQNPELFWGLRGGGKGLVIVTGMLIHLYPVREVFGGSLFYPLSEAKPALTFFREWTQTLPDAWTASITIMHFPPMPTMPDAIRGKSFVMVNGCFVGSQADGEDALSAWTQWRAPVMNTFHQMPFTQVATISNDPVDPLPGVSSGMWLRDLNEDAIDKVLAYAAPAEGHPFFVKVDIRFAGGAIASNPRSGAAYSHRDRTYLLQTVGMAFTPDGKQTVIETNAKLKRELREHKAGEYLNFLDGEEAHEKSPEGFHDDTRLRLARLKAQYDPNNLLRFGYKFGA
- a CDS encoding GNAT family N-acetyltransferase, which translates into the protein MHTMEGTVLLDDSQVNEAATLLADVFQHDPMMQYLYAGVPNMRERSLPFYRAALRMGTLYGEVHTTSELDGVAIWIKPGNTDFSFGQMLRSGFFTAILRTGFRPFSRFMKSANTILPLEKQAISGPRWALMFVAIRPELQGRGIGRKLLEPILVRAAADGIPCYLESTNERNLTFYQRLGYRTVVEADIPDGGPHVWVMLRDPEQPL
- a CDS encoding MarR family transcriptional regulator, which codes for MTEDSLKLSVREIMMLFSVVHKTWMQTLGAHLASHGRGLSPLQYGLLRTLSAEPLTLSDLSRKFNLDPSTLVPTVNALEKRGLVERERDPNDRRRMPLQLTQLARDALSGIPHTPQNDPLADGLREMGEKKTRALLGLMTELISHLPDGETTLCEVRDRVELHERLAQEATTRGD
- a CDS encoding ABC transporter ATP-binding protein, with protein sequence MQAVQSVERGRRRARRASGPNTLGRAIRYLGKQRRTATIAYSALIVATLAQLAVPLLTQNMIDTVTQGAVARTVLSIENPVTRGLATLAVQEGLGTTPERLEAFNLNAESWLIGAAVIILLFTIVRAGFSFASAYMAEATSQGLAFDFRNEIFAKLQRLSFSYYDRNQTGQLMIRATDDVEKVRLFIAQGLVLAVQALLLLSVTLIILLLTNWRLTLVIIPILPFALVLFMVFGAVAQPLFAEVQKRLSRLNTILQENLAGIRVVKAFVREPHEQKHFDGAADSVFAQSLKVTRTFAFLFPVIFLMAQLGQALILYFGSGQIIDGALTLGEYQQFSLYLLYVFFPIGQLGFIISLMAQASASSNRIFEILDAKSDVTNKPDAVDLPAVSGHVEFRDVTFRYFGSSEPVLDTVSFTAEPGQTIALLGATGSGKSSIINLIPRFYDASEGAVLIDGHDVRDVTLDSLRSQIGIVLQETNLFGGTIRDNIAFGRPDAPLEDVIEAAKAAAAHDFITGFAQGYDTPVGERGSSLSGGQKQRIAIARALLLNPRLLILDDSTSAVDLQTEAHIQRALDNLMNGRTSFVIAQRITTVLNADQIIVLDKGKIAAIGRHADLMENSAIYAEIYNSQLIGDVVPNEQ
- a CDS encoding ABC transporter ATP-binding protein, producing MLDMQRRMLEQEITKPQNVGVTLSRFAGYFRRYWPGLLLVLVFILVATWAQVTTPELIGQAVDCYLYQPQAAAGLAATVMGEDVAAAAATDTCWWTDDDGAAIAARINADASIAEADKPGAINAAKLAGVGGVVLTLIGLYLLGAVLTGMSFYAMAWSGQNVLRDIRKALFRQIHRLSLGYYVRNEAGNVMSRITNDTDTIQQVFSNSLLQVFSSVLLMSWIALRMLQTNLIYALISLTVVPVMVWTTIYFSGQARKAYRRAREQLGNVNADLQESIAGAREVQAFNREDETILEFQESNAANRDANIRAATFTTAMTPMLEALGYLALTIVVVAGGLSMLQNTPLLGIGGVVTLGLIITYIQYIQRLTQPIQQIALLWTNIQNAIAGGERIFGLLDEKADITDKPGARDLPPIEGKVAFEDVSAEYERGVPVLKNVSFGAQPGQMVAIVGPTGAGKTTIINLLPRFYDTTGGSVLIDGHDVRDVTIASLRSQIGIVLQDTFLFSDTVMNNIRYGRLDATDAEVIEAAKLVAADTFIEKLSDGYQTVLGERGSGLSQGQRQLIAIARVALMNPRLLILDEATSSVDTRTERIIQRAFEQLLSGRTSFVIAHRLSTVRNADLLLVLKDGEIVERGTHDSLLEQRGAYYDLYMSQFRHEADEPAAAD